The DNA window gTAAATTTTACCCGTAGTGTGCAGACTATTAATGGacaagaattaataattatatattaaccctagacagactcactGGGGTCTACGGGaccccacgcgaaattcaaattgagCCCCTGCTTTAGGAAGGTTAGTTTTCATACCGAGACCCTAaccataattcagtttagtcaTCCGGCAATCGACCTCTGTGATTCAGCGAGTGCGTTAGATCTGTGCAGCAGCTAtgaccgaaaaagaaaatcgtttgggGTACCGTAGACCCCAGTGAGTCATTTACGCTCGACATTTACCacagtaaagtatatttcagattttttgtaaaaatcgataacgaaaaattatacactttatagcactccccggaaaattctacccctgtttcatatataattgttcaaaattcggtcaattatttcatttttgctgttcttgcacagcaactgattaaaactttgtaaagtttttgtggagttaattttactgttaccatatacttttataacttttgactacctttcaaataaataataatcgacagaatctgttttactttccatttcttgcgatttttcccatccgatagtttttcgtcatttcctctacttcagacgttcaaagaaatatgtttttttttaagaaacgaaaaagtcgcttacatgcccttgaaggttgtctattcgtctttcaaaatccgttggaaattttaaaatcggtgaattttatgaaaaactacagcatttttaataaaaatagtcatttcagcccaatttttggttctttttcttgtttttcgaaatttttttattgttccttTTTTACTACCAcaaattgatgactactatcgtcttccctattaaacaacaaacaaaattatctattacaaagttttctaagaacattctggaaatattatacacgcggtacaagtttggggtTTTTAAGACCCCAGTGAGTCattcacgtatgagaaaaataagtgagtctgtctagggttaaaaaacaaaaactcaAATCCATTTGTCAAATTATGTgtgatattgaaataaaaacccTTACTAATACTTAGATCCAGgatgaaaaatgtattgcatttttattatcttatctaaattaaattatcatgtTTTGCGAGTTGACGAATAACTTTTGTAACAGTTACGTATATTTACCTTGgcactaatttttatatttttattacgacgTTCTTGTACAATTTCACGTAACCTTGTCACTACGGGCTGAATAACTTTGTTGTTGGGGTCAGATGAAATAATGATCTTCGCATCCCGATATGCCTCCTCGAATCTTTCTAACGCTTCTAGTGCTAAACATCTGTGATACAATGCGTGGTTACAACATGTCTTTAATGCATTGTCGCAGTCTTCAACCACTTTCTCGTAATTGCTCAGCTTTAAATAAGTAGCAATTCGATTTCTGTAGTACATTCTTTTGTCATGATCGTTCTCTTCTACATTCAGTGCGTTTGTGTAGTGACTTAATGCTTCAGACCAATTGCCTTTTTCAAACTCTTCATTACCCTTCTCGTTCCATTCCTTTGCACTCATAACTGATGACTTTATCATGGTGGAATAACTGTACAACCCAAATTATATGATGTTACATTACATGTTTTAACATAGAAAGACTCTGAAATTTCATATTgtgtcttttatttatatatgtattatcttAAATGCAAAAAGCATTAGAAGatgaaatgttaaataattatataatatgcatgAGGCAATataggcctgttcgttttagctgaacttcttgcacagttcatctttcctctttttcttttcacattggaaagaaaaatagaaaagatgaactgtACAAGAAGTTCAGCTTATAAAACAAACAGGcctaatataatgtataatggataaagaataaacacacagtttaataataaaaatgcaatttcaaGTGTGTAATCTGCatgtaaattgtaatcaattgttgtaataatttctatatcaGAAAGTTGACTTTTGTAGAACATTGGAAAACAAAACAGAAGAAGTCAAtcatttaagtaattatttagtgTTTGTTCTCAGAATCTCCAGAAGCTGTTTGTGCATATTAGACAAAATAATGTGGAACTATCCAGACAATTTATGACGCAGTATGCAAATATTTGATTTCGTCTTAACGcaaaagaaagagatgcaaATTATGTACGCTATGCTGCAATAGTCGGGGACACTTTACATTTCCTCCCTTTTTTGCGGGAATTCAACTTCCTCGACgaaagagagtgagaaagGCGAGCGAAATAACCTGGAACGCGCGATAAATTTATGCGTGAAGATGAATCTCATTCGatcgacattttttcttacgtaaaaaaatagtacCGTCAACCGAGTATTAACGAGTATTAACGATTTGCTTTTCAGTTTTTAATGCATCTAGAGTTCTGTTCATTTCTTGAATTATATTGATGACCTCGTGTGCTCTCGTGTGGTTTCTTTTCCCGCGCGATTATTACTAACGTATCTCACATCATTTTTAACAGCCTTTGTTATATTGTTGAATCTTCGTTCAGACCGTCTAcgaaacaaaatgtaaattctTTACCTGTCGGATAGCTTATTCCTCTTCGTAACGTTCTTCCGTGTTGCTCGAACACTCTAAACTTTCTCTACTTTTCTCGAACTTTCAACGAGTGTAACGTAGCACGTGCGAACCACGTGCGAAGCGACGACATCGCCATCTGATACTAAAGTTCGGAAACAAAAAATGGAGAATGTGAATGAATGATGTGTGCTGTGTAACtgcaaatatattactatCGGGGCGAGATAAATCTATCGCTGCAATGACCATGAATACATTATGCGCTGCATTTCGCAAGATCGCGGTGGGCAGAATAAGTATGTACCCCCGACAACTGagatttatgtaattaaacgTGAAACAGTTAATCATAACCTAACACTGTTATctgctttataaaaatgaacagaaatatattcatCACTTAGACacgtattacaaaaagaaCGTACTGtccatataaattattacattgtattataaatgtgtTGGCgtataagagatattttataaatgatttaCGTTTTCCTCTTGTATAATTCAGGTACCGCTGCCACTGCAAGATATTCGACGCAGCGATCAAACCGCGATGCGACGTTAAGTTCCCGTTTGACGTCTGACAGTTGCGGCATGCAATGTGGTACGGGGACGATACACAGCATTAAGTTTATCCCGGGAACACTTAACATAGACATTAGAATGCCTGCGAATGGaagtttaataagaaatattattgaatcaCCTGCTATTAAGATTCCTCCCGTGCGAGAGCCTGCGAAGCGTTTGCCCATTCAGTACGATTCTCCTGTACCAGAAAAATCTATGGATCTACCTACGAGTG is part of the Temnothorax longispinosus isolate EJ_2023e chromosome 12, Tlon_JGU_v1, whole genome shotgun sequence genome and encodes:
- the LOC139823064 gene encoding uncharacterized protein — translated: MNDVCCVTANILLSGRDKSIAAMTMNTLCAAFRKIAVGRISTAATARYSTQRSNRDATLSSRLTSDSCGMQCGTGTIHSIKFIPGTLNIDIRMPANGSLIRNIIESPAIKIPPVREPAKRLPIQYDSPVPEKSMDLPTSERIIDKQAENMLRIRHKKMKKHKRKKLRKKMKFVWAKIRLKRAHKRERLFQAELRAKVKEAQAFDPKEYVNEKLNILNKERLPRMFRGEILPPEMIKQFVNEKKARKDAKRNKPRLTL